Proteins encoded within one genomic window of Nitrososphaerota archaeon:
- a CDS encoding archease — MSYKSLDHATDAIFEVNADNLDDAFVAAAKSVIDTILDTNTIEEKEDRTLTVSGKDLRYLLYNWLEELIILTITDGFAAKTITVKLEKNSEYRIYAKLQGEKIDIKKHHFRVEIKAPTFHEMEIRQNGAVYMRYLLDL; from the coding sequence TTGAGCTACAAGAGCCTAGATCACGCAACTGATGCAATCTTTGAAGTGAATGCGGATAACCTAGATGATGCGTTTGTTGCAGCAGCAAAATCGGTAATAGATACAATTTTGGATACAAACACCATAGAGGAAAAAGAAGATAGAACGCTTACAGTCTCTGGAAAGGATCTTCGGTACTTGCTGTACAACTGGCTTGAGGAGCTCATAATTTTGACCATAACCGACGGGTTTGCGGCAAAAACAATCACAGTCAAATTAGAGAAAAATTCTGAATACCGCATTTATGCAAAACTTCAGGGCGAAAAAATTGACATCAAAAAACACCACTTTAGAGTCGAGATAAAGGCGCCGACATTTCATGAAATGGAGATTAGACAAAACGGTGCAGTATACATGCGATACTTGCTTGATCTGTAG
- the hisS gene encoding histidine--tRNA ligase — translation MNLPRGMKDFDSAEQSKIEFVRQKFLETSKSFGFNFMAPSPLELVSVIEAKSGPAIRDEIYFFKDKGDREIALRFDFTVGLTRYVVEQKSLKMPAKISAFGGVWRYDEPQKGRYRYFHQWDLEVYGKPSLESDAEIIEFTSKFFSKLNLKNITIDISHRKLVESVVSRIFGSADSHTIGDIFRAIDKIQKKKKDEIISEYAQKGYSKEKLEQILEFSKIKGQPDEVESVFDISGIQAWDELKELFSSLKNRGVANIRINFGIVRGLDYYSGIVFEAFDSSTSFGALVGGGRYDSLPKAFGREDIGATGVAGGVERIILSLEAQGLQTIESTTTIAVLFVNEEMARPAMNIASRLRERGLAIEIDLLGRPFKKQMENASNSKFAVIIAPKEYSQNQVIVKNMFDGKETITQIDSLFSNVKSLFTL, via the coding sequence TTGAATCTACCACGAGGAATGAAAGATTTTGATTCTGCTGAGCAGTCAAAAATCGAGTTTGTTCGGCAAAAATTTCTAGAAACATCAAAATCATTTGGATTTAATTTCATGGCACCATCACCACTGGAACTGGTTTCTGTAATTGAGGCAAAGTCCGGCCCAGCAATACGAGACGAGATTTATTTTTTCAAGGACAAGGGTGATAGGGAAATTGCGCTGCGATTTGACTTTACAGTCGGCCTGACTCGATATGTAGTTGAGCAAAAGTCACTGAAAATGCCTGCCAAGATTTCTGCGTTTGGTGGAGTCTGGAGATATGACGAGCCGCAAAAAGGCCGATACAGATACTTTCACCAATGGGATCTGGAAGTTTATGGCAAGCCAAGCCTAGAGTCAGACGCGGAGATAATCGAGTTCACATCAAAGTTTTTCTCAAAACTGAATCTCAAAAACATCACAATTGATATTTCTCACCGAAAGCTGGTCGAGTCTGTCGTAAGCAGAATCTTTGGCTCAGCAGACTCGCATACAATTGGAGATATTTTCCGCGCAATAGACAAAATCCAGAAAAAGAAAAAGGACGAAATCATATCGGAGTATGCGCAAAAGGGCTATTCCAAAGAAAAGCTTGAGCAAATCCTAGAATTCTCCAAAATCAAGGGTCAACCAGACGAAGTTGAGTCTGTCTTTGACATCTCTGGAATCCAAGCCTGGGACGAGCTGAAAGAGCTGTTTTCCTCTCTGAAAAATAGGGGCGTTGCAAACATTCGTATCAATTTTGGAATAGTTCGCGGCCTTGACTATTACTCTGGAATCGTCTTTGAGGCATTTGACAGCTCGACTAGCTTTGGGGCATTGGTCGGTGGCGGTCGATACGACAGTCTACCGAAGGCATTTGGACGAGAAGACATTGGCGCAACCGGCGTTGCGGGAGGAGTGGAAAGAATAATTCTGTCACTGGAAGCACAGGGACTGCAAACAATCGAATCTACTACCACAATTGCAGTATTGTTTGTTAATGAAGAGATGGCAAGGCCAGCAATGAACATTGCATCAAGACTACGAGAAAGAGGACTTGCAATAGAAATTGATCTGCTAGGAAGGCCATTCAAAAAACAAATGGAAAATGCATCAAACTCTAAATTTGCGGTAATAATTGCTCCAAAGGAATACTCGCAAAATCAGGTCATAGTCAAAAACATGTTTGATGGTAAGGAAACAATCACGCAAATAGACTCGTTGTTTTCTAATGTAAAATCCCTGTTTACTCTGTGA